A genome region from Eremothecium gossypii ATCC 10895 chromosome VII, complete sequence includes the following:
- the MTQ2 gene encoding S-adenosylmethionine-dependent methyltransferase (Syntenic homolog of Saccharomyces cerevisiae YDR140W (MTQ2)), translated as MLATPEVKCDPERVYEPSEDSFLLLDCLEKERTWLRQRQPRASVVCEVGCGSGVVTAFMMQHEMPQPMSVYLATDVSPWALATTAETVQSTGCRGALCAARTDLVTGLADGQVDVLVFNPPYVPAEGVPQGPAAGEREERWLEVALEGGADGMEVTTRMLGALGRVLASSGVAYILFCARNRPEEVAAGMRAAGWVAELVERRRAGWEVLSVYRFYRNS; from the coding sequence ATGCTGGCGACTCCGGAAGTTAAGTGTGATCCTGAGAGGGTGTACGAGCCGAGCGAGGACTCGTTTTTGCTGCTGGATTGCCTGGAGAAGGAGCGGACGTGGCTGCGGCAGCGACAGCCAAGGGCTTCGGTGGTGTGCGAGGTGGGCTGTGGGTCGGGGGTGGTGACGGCGTTCATGATGCAGCACGAGATGCCGCAGCCGATGAGCGTGTACTTGGCGACGGACGTGAGCCCATGGGCGTTGGCGACGACGGCGGAGACAGTGCAGAGCACCGGGTGCCGCGGGGCGCTGTGTGCGGCGAGGACGGATCTGGTTACGGGGCTAGCGGACGGGCAGGTTGACGTGCTGGTGTTTAACCCGCCGTACGTGCCGGCGGAGGGAGTGCCGCAGgggccggcggcgggcgagcGCGAGGAGCGCTGGCTGGAGGTGGCGCTGGAGGGCGGCGCGGACGGGATGGAGGTGACGACACGCATGCTGGGCGCGCTGGGGCGGGTGCTGGCCTCGAGCGGTGTTGCGTACATCCTGTTCTGCGCGCGGAACCGCCCGGAGGAGGTGGCCGCGGGGATGCGGGCGGCTGGCTGGGTCGCGGAACTGGTGgagcggcggcgagcgGGCTGGGAGGTGCTGAGCGTTTATAGATTCTATAGAAACAGTTAG
- the RUB1 gene encoding NEDD8 family protein RUB1 (Syntenic homolog of Saccharomyces cerevisiae YDR139C (RUB1); 1-intron) — translation MLLKVKTLTGKEIQIDVAPEDKVYRIKELLEEQEGIPPSQQRLIFQGKQIDDDQTVMSARLAHGMQLHLVLTLRGG, via the exons ATGTTACTGAAGGTCAAGACACTAACGGGCAAGGAGATCCAGATCGACGTGGCGCCCGAGGACAAGGTCTACCGCATCAaagagctgctggaggagcaggagggCATCCCGCCCTCCCAGCAGCGCCTGATTTTCCAAGGTAAACAGAT CGACGACGATCAGACGGTGATGTCCGCGCGGCTGGCGCACGGCATGCAGCTGCATCTGGTCCTGACACTGCGCGGGGGTTAG
- the CLF1 gene encoding Clf1p (Syntenic homolog of Saccharomyces cerevisiae YLR117C (CLF1)), with product MTEATKEDVTAAQLLTAPVGHDGARKGMDVDILDVEELRDWQRRKRSEFEEALKRNRLDVRQWLRYAAFEYEQRDMRRARSVFERALAVAPGDVVVWLRYVDCELRARDVNHARNLLVRATALLPRVDKLWYKYVLMEESLGQVELVRGVYTKWCTLEPAAAAWDAFVDFETRQGQVEHVREVYSRYVMVHPVAATWLKWVAFERKHGDAGTVRRVYSLACDTLTAFAGADVHEVEQLVVSFAEWEATQQELERSRAVLSVAVSRWPESSTLKDATAQLEKKFGGARAGESILFKRKREYEEQLLAHPLDYDAWWLYLDLLEESFPAELRAALAEATVKAVPRSQEKDMQWRKYVNLWLRYLLFLETVLVDSDLTRSMYQKLVREVIPNTKFTFAKAWIMYAEFEIRQEKLDKARKILGMSLGMCPKPKLFQYYIDLEIKLKEFDRVRRLHEKLLEFQPDVLSNWIEYAELEENLGDEDRARGIYEIGLTADGGLSQARQLQLMQRYIQFETDASEFERARALYSRYVALSGYDPNVWISCALYESSVPTAAQVASYAHDQPNSDGDDSDDAYEQEFELTEENKEQTRAIFEKALRHYTSEKDDEGRILVLQAYKDYESIHGSAEARQKIASRQPRKVTRKRTVDGIEKEYVAYEFPDDTVSTSSVASKFVSLAQRWKQQQAP from the coding sequence ATGACAGAGGCAACGAAGGAGGATGTgacggcggcgcagctgTTGACAGCGCCGGTAGGACACGACGGGGCGCGGAAGGGCATGGATGTGGATATTCTGGACGtggaggagctgcgggACTGGCAGCGGCGCAAACGCTCAGAGTTCGAGGAGGCGCTGAAGCGCAACAGGCTGGACGTGCGGCAGTGGCTGCGATACGCGGCGTTCGAGTACGAACAGCGGGACATGCGGCGTGCTAGGTCGGTGTTTgagcgcgcgctggcggTTGCGCCGGGTGATGTAGTGGTGTGGCTGCGGTACGTGGACTgcgagctgcgcgcgcgcgacgTCAACCACGCGCGGAACCTGCTGGTGCGCGCGacggcgctgctgccgcggGTGGACAAGTTATGGTACAAGTATGTGCTGATGGAGGAATCGCTGGGTCAGGTGGAGCTGGTGCGGGGCGTGTACACGAAGTGGTGCACGTTGGAAcctgcggcggcagcgTGGGATGCGTTCGTGGACTTCGAGACGCGACAGGGACAGGTGGAGCACGTTCGCGAGGTATACAGCCGCTACGTGATGGTACACCCGGTCGCGGCAACATGGCTCAAGTGGGTTGCGTTCGAGCGGAAGCACGGGGACGCGGGGACCGTGCGGCGGGTGTACTCGCTGGCGTGCGATACTTTGACGGCGTTTGCGGGGGCCGATGTACACGAAGTCGAACAGCTGGTCGTGTCGTTTGCGGAGTGGGAGGCGACGCAGCAGGAACTGGAGCGCAGCCGTGCCGTGCTCTCCGTTGCGGTCAGCCGCTGGCCTGAATCCAGCACCCTCAAGGACGCGAcggcgcagctggagaagAAGTTCGGCGGCGCTCGCGCCGGCGAGTCTATCCTGTTCAAGCGGAAGCGCGAGTACGAGGAGCAGCTACTGGCCCATCCCTTGGATTACGATGCGTGGTGGCTCTATCTGGATTTGTTAGAGGAGAGCTTTCCCGCGGAACTACGTGCCGCGCTGGCAGAAGCGACGGTTAAAGCCGTCCCGAGAAGCCAGGAGAAGGATATGCAGTGGCGCAAATACGTCAACCTTTGGTTGCGGTATCTACTATTTTTGGAGACAGTGCTAGTGGATTCCGATCTGACACGGAGTATGTACCAGAAGCTGGTGAGGGAGGTGATTCCTAATACGAAATTTACGTTTGCAAAAGCGTGGATAATGTATGCTGAGTTTGAGATTCGCCAAGAAAAGTTAGACAAAGCGCGAAAGATCCTGGGAATGTCGCTGGGTATGTGTCCCAAACCAAAGCTGTTCCAATATTACATTGATTTGGAGATTAAACTCAAAGAATTTGATAGAGTACGTCGACTGCACGAAAAACTTCTCGAGTTCCAGCCCGATGTACTCTCTAATTGGATCGAGTACGCTGAACTGGAGGAAAATCTGGGTGATGAGGACCGTGCACGTGGTATCTACGAGATTGGGCTCACCGCGGACGGTGGCTTAAGCCAAGCAaggcagctgcagctgatGCAGAGGTATATCCAATTTGAAACAGACGCCAGTGAGTTCGAGAGAGCGAGAGCCTTGTACTCGCGCTATGTAGCGCTTAGCGGCTATGACCCTAATGTGTGGATAAGTTGTGCGCTATATGAGTCATCTGTTCCGACAGCAGCACAAGTTGCGTCTTACGCACATGACCAGCCTAACAGTGATGGTGACGATTCAGATGACGCATATGAACAAGAATTTGAGCTTACCGAGGAAAACAAAGAGCAGACACGTGCGATCTTTGAGAAAGCACTTCGTCACTACACAAGTGAGAAGGATGATGAAGGGAGAATACTAGTCTTGCAGGCCTATAAAGACTATGAATCCATACACGGTTCTGCGGAAGCTCGGCAGAAAATTGCGTCTAGACAGCCAAGAAAGGTGACAAGGAAGCGGACGGTGGACGGGATCGAGAAGGAGTATGTCGCGTACGAGTTTCCTGACGACACTGTGAGTACTTCATCTGTTGCCTCCAAGTTCGTTAGCCTAGCACAGAGATGGAAGCAACAGCAAGCGCCATGA